One region of Mesobacillus boroniphilus genomic DNA includes:
- the efp gene encoding elongation factor P: MISVNDFRTGLTIEVDNGIWRVLDFQHVKPGKGAAFVRSKLRNLRTGAIQEKTFRAGEKVAKAQIENRKMQYLYASGDQHVFMDNESYEQIELPGTYIEYELKFLKENMEVYIMQFGHETLGVELPNTVELEVTETEPGIKGDTSSGGTKSATLETGLTVQVPFFINQGDRLVINTTDASYVSRA; the protein is encoded by the coding sequence ATGATTTCAGTTAACGATTTCCGTACAGGTTTAACAATCGAAGTGGACAATGGGATTTGGCGTGTACTTGATTTCCAACACGTAAAGCCAGGAAAAGGAGCTGCCTTCGTTCGTTCAAAGCTTCGCAACCTTCGTACAGGCGCAATCCAGGAAAAAACTTTCCGCGCTGGTGAAAAAGTAGCGAAAGCACAGATTGAGAACCGCAAAATGCAATACCTATATGCAAGCGGCGACCAGCACGTATTCATGGACAATGAGTCTTACGAGCAAATTGAATTACCAGGCACTTATATTGAATATGAGTTGAAATTCCTTAAGGAAAACATGGAAGTATATATCATGCAATTCGGCCACGAAACTCTTGGTGTCGAGCTTCCAAACACTGTTGAACTTGAAGTAACAGAAACAGAACCTGGTATCAAGGGTGACACTTCTTCTGGCGGTACTAAGTCTGCGACATTGGAAACTGGCCTTACAGTACAGGTTCCTTTCTTCATAAACCAAGGCGACAGACTTGTCATTAACACAACAGATGCATCTTATGTATCCCGTGCATAA
- a CDS encoding rhodanese-like domain-containing protein, with protein sequence MKKIFASFMLILLITGCSGGSYTDVSVDEAKELIDSEEVQVLDVRTPDEFAAGHIPGAKLVPLQVIESMLSELDQDQKYLVVCRSGSRSTQASGILVENGFKNIYNMTGGMNEWKFEIGQ encoded by the coding sequence ATGAAGAAAATATTCGCGTCATTTATGTTAATATTGTTGATTACCGGCTGTTCAGGCGGTTCATATACTGATGTTTCAGTAGACGAGGCAAAAGAATTGATAGATAGTGAAGAAGTTCAAGTTTTGGATGTACGTACTCCTGATGAATTCGCAGCAGGACATATTCCAGGAGCAAAATTAGTTCCTTTGCAAGTCATTGAGAGCATGCTTTCCGAGCTTGATCAAGACCAGAAATACTTAGTAGTCTGCCGCAGCGGCAGTCGCTCTACACAGGCTAGCGGAATCCTCGTGGAAAACGGCTTCAAGAATATTTACAATATGACCGGCGGCATGAATGAGTGGAAATTTGAGATTGGGCAATAA
- the aroQ gene encoding type II 3-dehydroquinate dehydratase, translating into MKKILLLNGPNLNRLGKREPGIYGDGTLEDLEKRMAQRGAEIQFEVICFQSNHEGELIDKLHEAEDTGIDGIIFNPGAFTHYSYAIRDAIAGINCPVIEVHISNVYQREEFRHKSVIAPVSKGQIAGLGFLGYELALEAFKREAKGEE; encoded by the coding sequence ATGAAAAAAATACTTTTGCTCAATGGCCCAAACTTGAACCGTTTGGGAAAAAGAGAGCCGGGAATTTACGGTGACGGGACTTTGGAGGATTTGGAAAAACGGATGGCTCAGCGTGGAGCGGAAATCCAGTTTGAGGTCATTTGCTTCCAATCGAATCATGAAGGAGAACTGATTGACAAACTCCATGAGGCAGAAGACACTGGTATAGATGGTATTATTTTTAACCCGGGGGCTTTCACGCATTATAGTTACGCCATTAGGGATGCGATTGCAGGAATTAATTGTCCCGTTATCGAAGTACATATTTCCAATGTTTATCAGAGAGAGGAATTCAGGCACAAATCGGTGATTGCTCCAGTATCAAAGGGGCAGATTGCAGGTCTAGGCTTTCTTGGCTATGAATTGGCGCTTGAAGCATTCAAAAGAGAAGCAAAAGGGGAGGAATAG
- the spoIIIAC gene encoding stage III sporulation protein AC produces MGLEVDIIFKIAGVGIVVAFLHTILDQVGKKEYAQWVTLFGFIYILFMVASIVDDLFQKIKSVFLFQG; encoded by the coding sequence ATGGGACTCGAAGTGGATATTATTTTTAAAATCGCAGGTGTAGGCATCGTCGTTGCATTTTTGCACACTATTCTCGATCAGGTTGGAAAGAAGGAATATGCGCAGTGGGTAACCTTGTTTGGGTTCATCTACATCCTTTTCATGGTTGCCTCCATTGTCGACGATCTCTTTCAAAAAATTAAATCAGTATTCCTATTTCAAGGGTAA
- the spoIIIAA gene encoding stage III sporulation protein AA, with translation MDDILSFLPKRIAELLDAVPPNDKDGMEEVRIRINRPLEITVRGKPQFLPYIIPPEDAVQLLNKLGHFSMYTLEEELKRGYITIAGGHRVGLAGKVILENGFVKAIRDISSFNLRIAREKIGIAEPLLPYIYQNGWKHTMIIGPPQTGKTTLLRDIARMISSGVPEKKLPPLKAGIVDERSEIAGCVKGVPQLTFGPRVDILDSCPKAEGMMMMIRSMSPDVLVVDEIGRKEDGEAILEAVNAGIKLIMTTHGDSLVDIQKRPTLKPILEMGIFDRFVELGRISGPGTIISIREASGKEIRQKVRVT, from the coding sequence ATGGACGATATCTTATCTTTTTTGCCGAAACGAATTGCCGAATTGCTGGATGCAGTGCCTCCTAATGACAAAGATGGGATGGAAGAAGTGCGGATACGGATTAACCGGCCGCTTGAAATAACGGTAAGAGGAAAGCCTCAATTCTTGCCGTATATCATTCCGCCTGAGGATGCTGTCCAGCTGTTGAACAAGCTAGGGCATTTTTCTATGTATACCCTGGAGGAAGAATTAAAGCGAGGCTATATCACAATTGCCGGAGGTCATCGTGTCGGACTTGCGGGAAAGGTAATCCTGGAAAATGGGTTTGTCAAAGCGATTAGGGATATCTCTTCCTTTAATTTGAGGATTGCCAGGGAAAAAATCGGGATTGCAGAACCGTTGCTTCCATATATTTACCAGAACGGCTGGAAGCATACGATGATCATTGGCCCTCCCCAGACAGGGAAGACCACATTGCTCAGGGATATAGCGAGGATGATTTCAAGCGGGGTTCCCGAGAAAAAACTGCCGCCTCTAAAAGCTGGAATTGTTGATGAGAGATCAGAAATAGCAGGATGTGTAAAAGGGGTTCCCCAGCTAACATTTGGACCGAGAGTAGATATCCTCGATTCATGCCCGAAGGCCGAGGGCATGATGATGATGATCCGCTCGATGAGCCCCGATGTCCTGGTTGTTGATGAGATAGGCCGCAAAGAGGACGGAGAAGCGATTCTTGAAGCTGTTAATGCAGGGATAAAATTAATCATGACTACACATGGAGATTCGCTCGTGGATATCCAAAAAAGGCCAACCTTAAAACCGATTCTGGAGATGGGGATTTTTGATAGATTTGTGGAGCTTGGAAGAATTTCTGGTCCTGGAACAATCATCTCAATCAGGGAAGCAAGCGGCAAAGAAATTCGCCAAAAAGTGAGAGTGACATAA
- a CDS encoding YqhR family membrane protein: MAENHENLEQNQREEPMSFIAMTIITGLFGGIFWSSLAYLAYIFNFTEIRPNVILEPWALGGWKEQWLGTVISIIVIGLFSTGAALVYYALMRKLKSIWAGAAFGLVLFFLVFYVLNPLFPGIKPFWDLSRNTLITSICFYILYGVFVGYSISYEENENRNTEKNQQEITS, from the coding sequence ATGGCAGAAAATCATGAAAACCTTGAACAGAATCAAAGGGAAGAACCAATGTCTTTCATCGCGATGACCATCATCACCGGGTTATTTGGAGGGATTTTTTGGAGTTCGCTTGCTTATTTAGCCTATATCTTCAACTTTACAGAAATCCGTCCAAATGTCATTCTTGAGCCATGGGCACTAGGAGGCTGGAAGGAGCAATGGCTTGGTACAGTCATATCCATTATAGTGATTGGCCTTTTTTCAACAGGAGCAGCTCTTGTGTATTATGCATTAATGAGAAAGCTTAAGTCCATATGGGCTGGCGCTGCATTTGGGTTAGTGCTGTTTTTCCTTGTTTTCTATGTGCTCAATCCGCTGTTTCCGGGCATTAAACCATTTTGGGACCTGTCAAGGAATACGTTGATCACATCGATTTGCTTTTATATCCTTTATGGTGTTTTTGTTGGCTATTCAATATCATATGAGGAAAATGAAAATCGCAACACGGAGAAAAATCAGCAGGAAATTACCTCCTGA
- the spoIIIAD gene encoding stage III sporulation protein AD has protein sequence MEILQITGVALIATFLALIVKEQKPNFAFLLIVFTGSAIFLFLVDQIYQIISMIQKLAVNAKVNLVYVETILKIIGIAYIAEFAAQITKDAGQGAIASKIELGGKILILAMAIPILTVMIETIIRLIPG, from the coding sequence ATTGAAATCCTTCAAATAACGGGCGTAGCACTGATCGCGACTTTCCTGGCCCTGATTGTCAAAGAACAAAAGCCGAACTTTGCTTTCTTGCTGATTGTGTTCACAGGTTCAGCTATCTTCCTTTTTCTCGTTGATCAAATCTACCAGATCATTTCTATGATCCAGAAGCTGGCAGTCAATGCAAAAGTAAATCTGGTCTATGTAGAAACAATCCTAAAGATTATTGGAATCGCCTATATTGCCGAATTCGCAGCTCAAATCACTAAGGATGCAGGTCAGGGCGCTATTGCATCAAAAATAGAATTAGGCGGAAAAATTCTTATTCTGGCCATGGCCATTCCGATTCTTACTGTAATGATCGAAACAATCATTCGCTTGATTCCGGGCTGA
- a CDS encoding SIMPL domain-containing protein, translated as MVNGLYNGYRGNDTGNGKKITVSGEGSVFAAPNRATATVGVRTENQNLQIAQAENAEKSNAMLASLQKLGIAKDDIKTADFRIDPIYTYEDGKQIFQGYRVTHLYSITIRNLAQAGLIIDTAVENGANEIMNIQFSVAEPQELYNRALSMAVIDSYNKAQTVARTLGIQTPISPLSITEETQKGAPGPFLVASLDTSGGGGTPIEPGKLEIKATVTGTYISL; from the coding sequence ATGGTTAATGGATTGTATAATGGCTACCGGGGAAACGATACTGGGAATGGAAAGAAGATCACCGTTAGTGGTGAGGGTTCTGTGTTCGCTGCGCCAAATAGGGCGACAGCTACGGTTGGCGTGCGGACGGAAAATCAAAACCTGCAAATTGCACAGGCCGAAAATGCCGAAAAATCAAATGCAATGTTAGCATCCTTGCAAAAACTTGGGATTGCAAAGGATGATATTAAAACCGCAGATTTCCGGATTGACCCTATCTATACCTATGAGGACGGCAAGCAGATATTCCAGGGATATCGTGTCACACATCTGTACAGCATCACGATCAGGAACCTTGCCCAGGCAGGCTTGATCATCGACACCGCTGTTGAAAATGGCGCAAACGAGATAATGAACATACAATTTTCAGTTGCAGAGCCTCAGGAATTGTACAATAGGGCGCTTTCAATGGCAGTGATAGATTCATACAACAAAGCTCAAACAGTAGCTCGGACTTTAGGAATTCAAACTCCTATTTCCCCTCTTTCGATTACCGAGGAAACCCAAAAAGGTGCGCCTGGTCCATTTCTTGTGGCTTCACTTGATACAAGCGGCGGAGGCGGGACGCCGATCGAACCGGGGAAACTGGAAATCAAAGCCACTGTAACAGGAACATATATTAGTTTATGA
- the spoIIIAB gene encoding stage III sporulation protein SpoIIIAB → MVKIIGAILIILATTWTGFEASRHLSERPRQLRLLKSALQSLEAEIMYGHTPLHDASRKLAAQMSKPLSWFFEAFSKKLTESDTTVKAAWEESLKEVWKLTAFKQGEFEIMKQFGETLGRHDRHSQQKQILLTISHLEREEADACEKQMKYEKMVKSIGFLSGLLLIILLM, encoded by the coding sequence ATGGTAAAAATAATCGGCGCTATTTTGATTATCCTGGCCACGACTTGGACAGGTTTCGAGGCATCCAGGCACCTTAGTGAGCGCCCAAGGCAGCTTCGGCTCCTGAAATCTGCATTGCAATCTTTGGAGGCAGAAATCATGTATGGCCATACACCCTTACACGATGCCTCGAGAAAGCTCGCTGCCCAGATGTCTAAGCCTTTATCCTGGTTTTTCGAAGCTTTTTCCAAAAAGTTGACGGAATCCGATACAACGGTGAAAGCCGCATGGGAAGAGAGCCTGAAAGAAGTCTGGAAACTAACTGCCTTCAAACAGGGAGAGTTTGAAATCATGAAACAATTTGGTGAGACGCTCGGCAGGCATGATCGGCATTCACAGCAAAAACAGATCCTGCTAACGATCTCCCATCTGGAAAGAGAAGAAGCGGATGCCTGCGAAAAACAAATGAAATACGAGAAAATGGTGAAAAGTATCGGCTTTTTATCTGGCTTATTATTAATCATCTTACTGATGTAG
- a CDS encoding M24 family metallopeptidase, producing MEKIQKLRESFQRLGIDGMLVTSDYNRRYMTGFTGSAGMVLISAEKALFITDFRYTEQAAKQCEGYEVVVHKGLIQDEVAAQAKNLGIKKLGFEENHVTYSAYKTFDKGVEAELVPVSGEIEKLRLIKTDSEIKILKEAAAIADAAFTHILEFIRPGRTELEVSNELEFFMRKQGATSSSFDIIVASGYRSALPHGVASDKVIETGDFVTLDYGAYYNGYVSDITRTLAVGSPSDKLKEIYDIVLEAQLRGMAGIKPGMTGKEADALTRNFITEKGYGEYFGHSTGHGIGLEVHEGPGLSFRSDTVLETGMVVTVEPGIYIAGLGGVRIEDDTVITKDHNESLTHSTKELIIL from the coding sequence ATGGAAAAAATTCAAAAATTACGCGAAAGCTTTCAAAGGCTCGGAATCGATGGAATGTTAGTCACAAGTGATTACAACCGCAGATATATGACAGGGTTCACTGGTTCTGCCGGCATGGTGCTGATCAGTGCAGAAAAAGCATTATTCATCACGGATTTCAGGTATACTGAGCAGGCTGCTAAACAATGCGAAGGTTATGAGGTAGTGGTGCATAAAGGACTGATTCAGGATGAAGTAGCAGCTCAAGCCAAAAACCTGGGAATCAAAAAGCTTGGCTTCGAAGAAAACCATGTTACATATTCAGCCTATAAAACATTCGATAAGGGCGTGGAAGCTGAATTAGTGCCCGTATCAGGCGAAATCGAAAAGTTACGCTTGATTAAGACTGATTCAGAGATTAAGATATTAAAGGAAGCAGCAGCCATCGCAGATGCTGCATTTACACATATACTTGAGTTTATCCGTCCGGGCAGGACAGAGCTGGAAGTATCAAATGAACTGGAATTCTTCATGAGAAAACAGGGAGCAACATCCTCTTCATTCGATATCATTGTAGCATCAGGCTATCGCTCAGCACTTCCGCACGGAGTAGCAAGTGACAAGGTGATTGAAACAGGGGACTTTGTAACCCTGGATTATGGTGCATATTATAATGGGTATGTATCTGATATTACCCGTACATTAGCCGTAGGCAGCCCTTCAGACAAGCTAAAGGAAATCTATGATATTGTACTTGAAGCCCAGCTTCGAGGAATGGCAGGCATCAAGCCCGGCATGACAGGCAAAGAAGCTGATGCCCTTACACGCAACTTTATCACGGAAAAAGGATACGGAGAGTATTTTGGCCATTCTACAGGCCATGGAATCGGACTCGAAGTACATGAAGGACCTGGTCTGTCATTCAGATCTGATACCGTCCTTGAAACTGGTATGGTTGTGACTGTCGAGCCAGGGATCTACATTGCTGGACTGGGCGGAGTAAGAATAGAGGACGATACTGTTATTACAAAAGACCATAATGAGTCACTGACACATTCTACAAAGGAACTCATCATATTATAG